The region ATGTACTATAAATTTTAATTTCATTGCATATTTGAGACTGGCATCGATAGCAAATTCGTTAAATCCGTTTCCATAATCCTGATATTTTACTTCCATAGAAAAATAGAGGTGCATATTTTCAAGTTTTACATGTTTTAGCGAAAAAGAAAAACATGATGAAAATCATTTGCAAGCCCTCTAAGCCGTTTTAACCTAATTATCCGTCTTGCGCTTATCATTCGTTAATCTTGGCTCTCTTTGCCTTGCCTGCGCTTGCTAGGTTTAATTTAGGTAGCTTTGTATCTTTTTGGCTTATTCTTTGATTTGACTACCAAACTATCATAAAAGCGATATTTGCCTTTTAAAATAGGGTAAATTTGTGCTGGTTTGATCTTGTGGTTTTGATGTCATTAGACTTCAAAAAATGTCAATGTAGTTTAAAAATATAAGCAGTTATTTATATTGTATTGATATAATTTCAGTGAAATTCACCGAGGGCGCTTTAAAGCCCTCTCAAAAAATACTCTTTTAACCCATTATCAAAACACTCTAAAATATCATCAATAAAGCTCTCTAGTAAATCAGGGTCTATTCCAACTATTATTTCATCATGTTTAGTCGATATTCTAGGTGCTCCATTTTTATTTAACTTGTAAAGATTTTCAAAATGAAAAGCACGATTGCGTATAGTTAAAATCAACGAATAAGCTATTTTTACTTTTTTGTAGTGCAGCATTCCGCTTTTTATTTGCCTATTGTATTTTGAGTATCTTGAGAAATCTATACTATCAAGACAAACCAAATCATTATGAATTTTAATAATGTTTAAAAGTGTCACCCAATATCCAAAAGTTTGCCTAGATATGAATGTGTCATCATCAATATTTAAAATCTTAGCTACCTTATTACGAGTAATAATCTCTAAAATACCAAGCTTTGGGGCTAATTTTTGCATTAATAAAAAATTATCCCTATGCTCCGCTTCACTTGTGTAATTGCTTAATCTCTTGTCTGAAAATAGTTCTGTGGAGTTCATAAAAACCTTATTTATTTTTGATTAGAATTATATAAAATTTATGCTTTAAATCTAATATCATTCAGACTAATATACCCTCTAAACGCAAAATAAAGCTCATAGAGAGCTTTTAGCCTTTTTTAATACTTTGTATTGTTTGATGTCTTTTTATTGATTGTAGGGGCTAGTTTTTACTACTTTTTGGCTTTAGCGTTCTTTTGTTTGTATGCGATGAGGTTATGTAATCTAAATATGTTCCCAGATGCTATTGCCTCTATTTTTAAACTCATCTATCGCCATTACTAGGGTATCAACTTGGTCGTCGTGTAGGTGGCTATCTGTTGCGGTAAATTTCTCGCACTCATCTATGAAATCATTAACCCAGCTTGCATTACTTGGTATGTGTATGTATCCGCTTTCTATTGTGATATAATTTCTTTAGTGACAGATGAATGTGTTTTAGCACCAGTCCCAGTTCCAGAAATGGAAGTGATAGGTAAGGACGCCCTATCCATCTGCCTCCTAAATATTTTTTCAATCTGCTAACTCTATCCTAATTAAGATCATATTATTAACGCTATCATTTTACTGTAAACTTTCCTGCGCTAACTCCGATTTAAACGCTATTTGAATGTTAATTTTTTTTATTGGTGAAAGGGTTTCACTTTGCTCTGCTAAAGCCGTATTAATCGCTATTTGCTGTTTCACTTTTATTATTGCGTTATCGTTCCTTTTTGTGTTCCTTTTTTTCGCATTAGTCTTTTTAAGCTCCGTTTTTATGGTGCTTTCTTGTTGCGAAAGGTATTCCCTTTTTAAATATCTCTTTTTAGATGCCTTTGCTCTATCTTTTGCCATTCTGTTATCACATATCCACGCATAAGCCTCTAATGGCATTTCGTAAATTTTGCTTAGCTCGTTCTGGTATTTATCCACTTTGCAGGTTCTTAGATTATTTATGATGGTTTCGTCCGTGTAAGAGCATTTAAAGACTTTCAGGATCATAAAGGCTAACTCTGTGAGATAGTAGTCATCTTGTCTAGTTTCCCATTGTGGGTAAAACTTATCTAAAACATCATAAAGCCTGCTAAGAGGTTTGAGGTCAAGAGGGATTAGTTCCAATCTAAGCCTTTTTGTTTTTTATGAAATTTTAGAGTGTTTTTGTATTCACTTTTCTTGTTGTGGGGGTTTATCAATCTGACTGTTTTTTCTTTTTGCCGATAAAGTGATGAGGTAAAAGCATTCAAAGAGTTGGGATTTAATCTAGAATCTAGCAAGTCAATCTAGAATCTAGCCGTTAAAGATTAAATTTAAAACTTCATCATATAAAAATACTTATTTATTCATCATACAGCATCATACATCATACAAAAGTGCAATAAAGCCCTAAATCTAGGGTTTTATTTGTATGATGATTATTTATCATACATCATACAAATTCATCATACAATTTTTAACTCTTAATTTTGTATGATGATTGTATGATAGCAGTTTATCATACAAACTAAGTCCCTAAAATACGATGTTTTAAAGCGTTTTGTATGATGTATGATGCTGTATGATATAAGATGTATGATAGTTTTTAGAGTAAAGAAACTATTTTACCGCCTACAATTTTAAACCTATCTTTTAGTAGATTGTAAATTTGTTGCCTGTTTGGTCTGCCTGTAACATTATTGCTTACGCTTCTTATCTCTATCGGCAAAGGATGTTTTGAAACATAATTGTATATTTTATCTCTTAACTCTACCCTGTCGGCTATACTAAATTTATTTATTTTGTTGAGTATCGGCTCAAAGTCAAGATAGCCATTCAAAAAAGCTATTGCCTCTTTTATCGTTTCATCTGACACTAGGTCATTAAAGGCAAAGTGTGCTTTATCCTCTTTGTATCTAGTGAATTCCTTTAAGAGGTGGAGCGTTTGGATAATGCCGTCAAGCTTATAGTCTATTCTCTCGTTTAATAAGCCTAATATTCGGTTGTTTTCGTTATGGGTTTCGTCATAAGCCCTATTGTATTCTTGGATACTTAAGCGTATTTGTTTTAAAAACTCCGTTCTCGCCTCGCTAGTCTTAAGATACCTATCATTTATTTGATTTTCCTTGCTTTGCTCTTTTGCAAAGTCGTAAATTTCTCTTGAAAGCTCTTGAATATCCTCAACTTTATTCGCTGGTATCTCTAAATATTGAGCCTCCTCAAAACTCAAAATGTTCTTACAATAAACAATAATGCACCTATTTAAAAAACCTCCCTCAAGATGAAATTTTAAAGTCTTGGCCGGCAAGTAAGTTAAATTAGTATCGCCGTAAAAGAAAAAAGACACATCGTTAATATAAGGCTTTGTGTCTGCTCCGTTCTTATAAGTAGGCGATATAAAGTCCTTTGTAGCGTGCATTTTTGTTACAAAGTCTATTAAAGGGTGCTTTTTATCGCTCTTGATTGCGTTTCCTAGCTCCTCAACTTCTAACATCTGCACTTTTGAGCTTTCAAAGCACTGCGCCAAAGCTTCCACGCTTGCCTCGTCTTTGTGTATGCTTCTAATTAGCTTGGTTTTGGCTTCAGCTCTGCTTATCTCGTTATTTTTGATTTGTTCGTCTATCTTGTTTTTATGTTCTTGCCATAGCTCTCTATCATTATCTTTTATCGGTTCAAACAAAAGCTTGTTTTGGGTTTTAAAATTCACCCCTTTACCTGTTCCCGTATCGCTTAAATCAAGCATATAAAAGCAATTCATATTAAAACCGCCATGAGCCAATAAAAAGGCAAAGTTTTGAATGGCTTTTAATTCTATTTGGGGGTAGGTGCTTGGTCTAGCCTCTCTTAATACCTCCGTATAGTCGTTTAGCCACTTGATAGAAAAATGAAACTGCGATGTGTATCTTTTTCTAAGTTCTAATATTTCGCTCTCGCTAACTTCTGAAATATCCACTGCAACCTCATCGCTCTTTACAACCTCCGCCCGGTCTTTTTGGCTTTTTTCGGTGTTCGTTTTATTCTCTATTTGTCCCGATAATTGCGTTTCTGTCGTTGTTTGAGCGTTTATATCTTGTTCTTTTTTAGCAGGATTAAGATTGTATTCGTCGCCCGGTATGTATCGAGGTATATCTTTCATATCATCATCAAAATTTATTTTTAATAGTCCGCTTTGCATTTTAAACCCTTTCCCATCTCTTTTTTATCTCACTGCCCAATACGTCTAAAATATCCTTATGGCTATGCTCTTTTGACAAATCAATAATGAAATCTCTTAGGTCATAGCCTTTTGGCTTGTCTTTAAATCGTATCTGGTAAAGCTCTTTTGTAACTTCACCGATAAAAGGATAGATAGCATTAAAGCCGTTTTGTCCTACTTCATCGTTATCTACAAAACAAATCACGGCTTTATCCTTGAGCTTTGATAGGATTTCATCTTTTAGAGGGTTATATTCAAACTTGTTAAGCTCGTCTGCGTTTTGAAAGCAGATATAAGATGAGTTTAGTATCTTAAATAATCCAGCTTCGCCCATACCCTCTGCAATAAATACCATATCATCGTTTTTGTCTATGCGATGAGGTATAAAGCTATTATTTGAGCCTTGCGCTCTTATCCATTTCTTGCCCTTGATGATCTCGCCTGCTTCATCTCTTATATGTCTAGTGGCTATGGCTTGCACTTCGCCAGTGTCATCTTTTAAAGTTATGGATAAACTTTGATGTTTGGTGTTATATCCTAAGAAATCAAGCTTATTTAGCTTTGCACTGCAAGCCCTTAGGAAGTTGCAAGGATAGAGGCTGTAAAGCTCATCTATCTGTTCTTGTGTGGCAAGATTTTGAATGTCGCAGTAAGTCTTTTTAAATGCCTCTCTTAGCTTATTAGCAAATTCGCTTAGGTTGATTATCCTTTTATCTTGCGTTTGCTCGCTTGCCGTTAGCCGTGGAGCGTTTAAAGCCACTCCTTTAAAACTTTCGATTGATTTCATCACTCTACCCCTAAAGAATATTTAACTATTTGCAAGGCTTCTTGCTTTGTGTAGCCTACTACCTCATTTAAAAAGGCGAATATGTCGCCGCCAAAACTTCCGCCGAAGTCTTTAACGTAGCCGTTGCGGTCTATGCTTGCACTAGGTGTTCTTTCATCTCTTATTTTAAACTTGTAGCTTCTATCTACACAGTAGCCACAACTTATAATAATGCTTGCTACTACATCACGATTGATAAGAGGCTTTAAGCGTTCGTATTCACTCATTTTTTGTCCTTTAGCTCGCTTACATATTGTTCTATCGCTTCGGCTGCCTGCTTGGCCGTTTCATACTCATCAGGCTTCCCGATAAATTTAAGAGCCTTTGCCCTGTCTTTGATAAATCTCATCTTGCATTTAGTGCCGTTAGCTCTTGTATGCCACCTGCTGCCGATTATTCCTAAGCGTTCCAAAGCTACAAAATACTGATTTGAGTTACTGATAAAATATACATCGGAGGCTGTAACCTCGCCTCTTTCTAGCATTATTTTTACTATTCTTTTCATATTGGTTCTAGCTGTTTTCAATGTAGTATCCTTTAAATAGTTATGCTTGACTTTTAAAGGCTGGTGAGTATAATTGCAGTCTGTCACAACTGAAACTACTCCCGTTTAGCCTATAAAGTTAAGCGGGTTTTCTTTCCTTCGGTCTAATACCTAACTTTACTTCAAGCTGTTTTATACTCTCTGATTGCGTGCGTGTGATATAAAACAAGTCAAAAGCACAATCGATAAGCTCTTGCGGTGCTTCGCACATACTTTTAACCTTGTAAGTATGCAAGTGCCTTTTAAAAGCCTTTAGCATAACCTCATCATTTGCACTAAAGCATTCAGGGCTTACGTTAAAGGTTAGTTTTGGCATTTAAGCCCCCATTCTTTGCAAATAGTCGTCTAACTCGCTTTTGTTAAAAAGTATTGTTCTATCCGATAGCCTCTTAGGCTTTGGAAACTCTGCCTTTTTAGTAAATCGCCAAAGCGTAGATATTGAGATGTTAAGATATGCTGCCGCCTCTTTTGGTGCTAAATTTGGTTTGTCGAAGCATATTTTTTTAGCTTTCATAGTAATCCTTTATGATGTCATTTAATATTTAAAGCTAGCTGGTAAATATGAGTGAATTATGGCATAGGCAAAAAATCGAAACTTAAGCCGACATCCAAAAATAGGTAAAATTTGTCTATTTTTATACATAAAAAACATTTAAACATAACACTCTCTAAAGTCGCCTATTTTAGGGCTTTTCTTAGATTGTTTTTTGCAAGTGTGCCAAAATAGCATTAAGGCAAGATAACAAAATATCGTGTTTTAGGTATATAAGTTGCTGTTAAAGTGTGCTAAAAAATCTATCCAAAATTAGCCTTATATGACTATTTATAAGAAGTTTTTTTAATTATATTTTTTTATCGCTTAAGGTGTTTTTTTATCTTTTGTAGAATTTTTTTAAAAAAATGATTTTTTAGTAGTTAGTTCTTTGTATTTTGTGTGTGTTTTTGATTTTGTTATTGCTATTCTTTTACCTCATCCAAATAATCACTCCACCATTGCATAAGCTTAGCTCTATCCTCTAGCCTTTGACTTCTGTCATAAATTGCCTTAACCGTGTTGCGCTCTCTATGGTCTAAACATAGCTCTATTACTTCGCTGTCTAGTCCGTGAGCTTTGATATTTTCATTTAATAGCGTGCTTGCTGTCGTGCGTAAGCCGTGAAATACCATATCATCGCCAAACCCTAAGCGTTTAATCGCATAATTGAGCGTGTTTTCGCTTAAAGGCTTGGTATTTGTTACATCGCTCGGAAAAACATATTCACTTTTTGAGCCCAAAAGCTCTTTTTGAGTATGTAAAATCTTTTTTACTTGCTTGCTTATCGGCATAATAAATTCATTTCTTAGCTTCATCTCTTTAGCGGGGAATATGATGAGGTCTTTGTCAAGATCAACATATTGCCACTTAAGCCCTCTAACATTTGCGCTGCGTAAAAATGTATGAATACCGAATATTAAAGCCTGCTTTGTGCTGTTTGAGCCTTGATAATCATCAAAAGCCCTTAAAAGCTCTCTAAGTTTGTCCGTTTCCGTAATGGCTTTGAAATTGTTAGTCTTTGATAGTTTAAAAGTATCGGCAAATATGATATTTCTTGCAGGGTTATTATCTATGTAGCCCTTATTTACTGCATAATCCATAATTTTACGCATAAGGTAAAAGGCTCGCTTTGATGTGTCGTGGCTTAAGCCCTTTTTAGCCTCTTTGTCTTGTATTTTTTCTATTGCATTTGATAGGTCTAGCCGTGTGAGTGTCTTGATATTCTTATCCTTTAATAGCGGATAGAGATGATTATTAATGCGCCCCATTTGCTTATCAAAGCTTGCCAGCTCTTTGCTTTGCTCTTTCTTTATCCATTGTTCGGCTAGGTCTTTAAACGTGATAGCCTGATTTTTTTCAGGGTTTATATCCTCACCTCGCTCTCTCATAGTGGTTAGCTCGTTCGCTTTGGTTCTTGCTTCGACTAGGCTTATACTTGGATATTTGCCGATAACTATTTGATTTATCTTGCGTTTTGGGTCGCCTTTATCTGCATAGCGATAATAAAAGGTCTTAGACAGCCCTTTTTTAGTATCGGTTATATACACATATAAAAATTCGGTTGCGATGTCTTTTAGCCACTCTCTACTTTTACCTTTAGAGAGATTATATTTTTTTAACTCCAGTTCTTTAATAAAAGTAGCCATATTTAAAGCCTTTTTTCCTTTATCTGCCACTCGATTTACGTATCTTTGCCACTTAAACCAAGTTTCTTTTTATGATACGCATTTTAATCAAACATACCATTTTGTGGTTATTTTGCTTGAGCATGTCCTTAAATATGATTTTTGAGTATGTTAAAAAACACATATTCCGCAAGCTCTTGAATATGTCAAAAAAGAGCATATTTTAAAAAGCTTTTTGAATATGTCAAAATTTAAAAAGTTTTTACATATTCATTTACATATTCAAAACATTGAAATTGAGTGAAATTGAATAATAACGTATGATTGCTTAAACTATCTCAAAACCCCGTATTTTAGGGGCTTTTTGAAGCTTTATGGTAATGAGTAAAAATGATAAATGGTGGAGTTAAGCGGGATCGAACCGCCGACCTCTTGAATGCCATTCAAGCGCTCTCCCAGCTGAGCTATAACCCCAATAAATATTTGGTGATTATATACATATTTCACTTACAAAAAATTTAATTTTGCCAAAAATAAAATATTTTTTTAAGCATAGTTGGGATAAAATTACACTTTCAAAATGCGGGAATAGCTCAGGGGTAGAGCACAACCTTGCCAAGGTTGGGGTCGCGAGTTCGAATCTCGTTTCCCGCTCCATCAGTTTTTTGGGAATTTATGCCCGGGTGGCGGAATGGTAGACGCAAGGGACTTAAAATCCCTCGGTAATTTTACCGTACCGGTTCAAGTCCGGTTTCGGGCACCACAAATTAAGCTAAAAGGCGACATGGCCAAGTGGTAAGGCAGAAGCCTGCAAAGCTTTTACCCCCGGTTCGAATCCGGGTGTCGCCTCCAAAACGACATAAGGAGAAAAAGATGCGTTATGTTCTAGTGCTTTTATCTGCGGTCCTTTTGATGGCTGGCTGTTCAAATACCTGGCGAGGTGTCAAACAAGATACCAACAAAGCGGTTGAATGGTCTAAAGACAAAGTTAACGACGGGGCTACCTACGTTAAAGAAAAAACTGAATAAATTTGGCTAATTTTAGCCAAATTATGACTCGGGAGATGGCTGAGTGGTCGAAAGCGGCGGTCTTGAAAACCGTTGAGGTGTGAAAGCCTCCGGGGGTTCGAATCCCTCTCTCCCGGCCATTATTTAACTCTAATCATCTTTTAAATTTTTTAAATTTCTCATAAAAAATCAACTTATAAAAGCTATTTGTAAAATTTCATATGCCTCAATATGTAGATTAAAAATAGATTTCTTTAGTTTAGAAAGCCAAACAAAAACTTAGACTCAAGAAAGCCATGATTTAAAACTTTTGTTTTATAGAATAATTATAAAATTTATTTGATAGTGAATTTATTTATTCTAACCCACCTTAAGTATTTATAACTACGCAATATTACAAAACATCTCTTTCATTAGCTGATCATCAAATTTTATAAAACATTTAAAGATACTGCAATCAAAAACCACAATAATCAAAGCGGGAAAGATCACGATTAAGAATTTAAGTATAAAACGATAAAATTTCAACCAACAAAAGAGCCAAAAGAGAGTGCAAAATAAAAATAAAGGCGAAATATGAGATATGATTTTGATAAAGTTATAAATAGGCGTGGCTTAGACTCCATAAAATGGCGATGCAAAGAGGATGAGTTGCCGATGTGGGTAGCAGATATGGACTTTGAATGCGCGCCTGAAATTTTAGCCGCACTTCAAAAGCGTCTTAATCACGGTATATTTGGATACTCGGCCCTGGCCGCAGAGTGGCAAAGTTCGATTTGTTCGTGGTGGAGCAGAAGGCACAAAGTTGATTTTAAGCCTGAGTGGCTTATTTCCTGTAGCGCAGTGGTACCGGCGATTGCGAGCATAATACGTAAATTTTCTTGCCCCGGAGATAAAATCCTAGTCCAATCTCCTGTTTATCATGCATTTTTTAATATCATCACAAATAACGGCAGGCAAATTGCAGACAACAAGTTAATCTATAATTCGCAAGAGTATGAAATCGACTTTATAGATCTTGAAAACAAGCTTAAAGATCCGCTCACTCGCATAATGTTGCTTTGCAATCCGCACAATCCTATAGGCAAAATTTGGAGCAAAGCAGAGCTTGAAAAGATCGCCAGGCTATGCTACAAAAACGACGTTTTGTTAGTGTCTGATGAAATTCACTGCGATATCGTAGATCCTAAGCTTAGCTACACTCCCATGGCTTTGATTAAAGAGTATTTTCAAAACTGCATAACCTGCATCTCGCCCAGCAAGAGCTTTAATATCGCGGGCATTCAGGGTGCAATGGTCGTAACGCCAAATGAAAATTTAAAAGATCTTATAAAGCGCGCTTTTGATAACGATAAAATTGCCGAAAACAACGTATTTAGCGCAGTAGCGACGATAGCTGCGTATAATGAAAGCGAGGCGTGGCTTGATGAGCTTAGAGAGTATATCTATACTAATAAAATTTTGGTGCGGGAATTTTTACAAACCGAAATTCCAACTATCAAGCTCGTTCATTCGACGGCTACTTATTTGCTTTGGCTTGACTGCTCGCAAATTTGTGATGATTCGAGTAAATTACAAAAATTTCTAAGAAGCAAATTTGGGCTTTGGGTCTCTGAAGGTGGAGCGTTTGGAGGTAACGGCAAGCAGTTTTTACGCATGAATATAGCATGCCCTAAAGAGCTCTTAAAAGATGGCTTAAGCCGTCTTAAAAAGGGAATAAACGCTTTTATAAATAGCGAAAAATCGTAATTTTGAATTTTATTTGCAAATTGGCAAACTATTAACTTTGAGTTGGGATAAAATTTAAAACACTTAGATATTATTTCACTGTCCGACAAGAAAAACCTCCTTTTTGTAACAACTCAATATGCGCCCTTTAACGAGGGTGCATATTTATCTCCCCTTTAATAGCTTTTGATATAATCCAAATTAAAAAAGGATAATCATGCTAACACATTTAGACGAAAAAAATCGCCCGAAAATGGTCGACGTAAGCGAAAAATCGCCCACTACGCGCATAGCCGTAGCAAGCGGTATCATAAAAATGAGCGAAGAAGCCTTTAACGCGATCAAAGAAAATACGGGCAAAAAAGGTCCCGTTCTTCAAACTGCCGTAGTTGCGGCGATCATGGGCGTTAAAAAAACAAGCGAATTAATCCCGATGTGCCATCCGCTACTTATCAGCTCGGTTGATTGCGATATCGTTGAGTTACCCGAAATAACGGCTTTTAAATTAATCGTAAGCGTTAAGATAGAAGGCAAAACAGGCGTTGAGATGGAGGCACTTGCAGGCGTTAGCGTGGGGCTTTTAACTATATACGATATGATAAAAGCCATAGATAAGTCCATGCAAATAACGGATATAGCGCTTGAAAGCAAAACAGGAGGAAAAAGTGGCGAATATTCACGAAATAAATGAAAAACCGGATATAAAATATCCGACCTTATGGGAGTATAAATTTATACTTGAAGCGGGCATAAACGCTCAAAATACGATAGATGAACTAGTAAGAGGTCGCGAGTATGAACTAAAATTTTCCAAATTCAGTTCGGATAAAAAATACGCCAGCTACAACTTAAAGCTAACCGTAAATTCAGAAAAAGAGCGCTTAGAGATATTTAACGCTATCAAAAATCGCGCCAAATACGTTTTATAAAGGAAAAATATGCAAAATAAAATTTTTCTTCACACACTTCAAGAAAACAAGGACAATCCGCAAATTTTAGTCCTTATCCGTGAGCTTGCATTTGATCTTAGTAAGAAAAAATTCAAAGAACTAAAAAACGATCAAGAACTAAACGAAGAGGTCTCAAATACCTTTGGGCAAATGTGTGAAATTCTAAGATCGGAAAATTTACTCAACTCAAAAAGCGTTGCAAATCTTATAGACGGCATCGCGAGTGCGGCAAGCGAGTCAAAAGAGCAGTTTTTGTATAAGTTGATTTATGAAAAAGAGCGCATAGAAAAGCAGATCGATGATCAAATTTATGATATCAAACGCACCATACAAGCCACTCTTGAAAGCATTGAAAGCTACATACAAAATGGCGAATTTGAAGAAAAAGAGCAAATTTTAAACGCGATTGACGATGCTATGCTTTGCGATTTGCAGATGCTTGGAATCCTTCGCGAAACTACCGAAGCGGCGTTTTTGACTACCATAGAAAAGGGCGAGGACGTAAGAGATACGAGCGCAGAAATAGCTAAAAATATCGTATATAGCGCGATAAACGAGGGTGTATTTAGCAAAATTCGCTTCCTTGAGATCGCAGAAGTCGTCATAGAAACCGCCGTAACCATCGCAAACGAAGATCACAGCTTCGCCAAAGAGCTTATAAATGGCTCGGTAACCGGTGCAAGAGACGGGATTTTAAAAGCGATTGAGAAATTTAAAGAGGAGATGAAATTCGCTCCGGATAGCGAAAATTTGATAAAAAGCGCAAAAGAGCTGGTTAGGATAGAAGATGACTTCGTAACGATGCTTAAAAATCTAATGCAGCGCTCAAACGACCCTGCCGCAAGTATCATCAGCGATCTTTTAGAAAATACGCTGGATAGTTATTTTGCGAAATTTAAGCGTATGCAAAACGAGATCAGCGACCAGCTTGTAATAAGGCTTGAAGAGCTTAAAATGAATGAAAATATCAACAAATTTACGCAAAGCGCAAGCGTTAAATTTGAGACTTTGAAAAAAGAATTCAACGAAAAAAGCGATAAATTGATGGAAAATCTTGAGGTCAATGAAAAGCTTGAAGCGCTTAAAAAAGAGATAGCCGAATTTGAGAAAAAGGCTTCAGAAAAGCTTGAAGGCATAAAATATGAAGAAATCGGCGAAAATTTAAAAACCAAAGCCAAAAAACTCGGCGACAGGATCTATGAGAGTGCGGAAAATTTCATAAAAACCGCAAAAGAAAAGATAAACAAAAAAGATTAGGTATGAGATGTTAGAGGCGTATCTCGCCT is a window of Campylobacter sp. CCUG 57310 DNA encoding:
- a CDS encoding ATPase, with translation MNSTELFSDKRLSNYTSEAEHRDNFLLMQKLAPKLGILEIITRNKVAKILNIDDDTFISRQTFGYWVTLLNIIKIHNDLVCLDSIDFSRYSKYNRQIKSGMLHYKKVKIAYSLILTIRNRAFHFENLYKLNKNGAPRISTKHDEIIVGIDPDLLESFIDDILECFDNGLKEYFLRGL
- a CDS encoding AlpA family transcriptional regulator, which encodes MKAKKICFDKPNLAPKEAAAYLNISISTLWRFTKKAEFPKPKRLSDRTILFNKSELDDYLQRMGA
- a CDS encoding site-specific integrase, translated to MATFIKELELKKYNLSKGKSREWLKDIATEFLYVYITDTKKGLSKTFYYRYADKGDPKRKINQIVIGKYPSISLVEARTKANELTTMRERGEDINPEKNQAITFKDLAEQWIKKEQSKELASFDKQMGRINNHLYPLLKDKNIKTLTRLDLSNAIEKIQDKEAKKGLSHDTSKRAFYLMRKIMDYAVNKGYIDNNPARNIIFADTFKLSKTNNFKAITETDKLRELLRAFDDYQGSNSTKQALIFGIHTFLRSANVRGLKWQYVDLDKDLIIFPAKEMKLRNEFIMPISKQVKKILHTQKELLGSKSEYVFPSDVTNTKPLSENTLNYAIKRLGFGDDMVFHGLRTTASTLLNENIKAHGLDSEVIELCLDHRERNTVKAIYDRSQRLEDRAKLMQWWSDYLDEVKE
- a CDS encoding MalY/PatB family protein, whose product is MRYDFDKVINRRGLDSIKWRCKEDELPMWVADMDFECAPEILAALQKRLNHGIFGYSALAAEWQSSICSWWSRRHKVDFKPEWLISCSAVVPAIASIIRKFSCPGDKILVQSPVYHAFFNIITNNGRQIADNKLIYNSQEYEIDFIDLENKLKDPLTRIMLLCNPHNPIGKIWSKAELEKIARLCYKNDVLLVSDEIHCDIVDPKLSYTPMALIKEYFQNCITCISPSKSFNIAGIQGAMVVTPNENLKDLIKRAFDNDKIAENNVFSAVATIAAYNESEAWLDELREYIYTNKILVREFLQTEIPTIKLVHSTATYLLWLDCSQICDDSSKLQKFLRSKFGLWVSEGGAFGGNGKQFLRMNIACPKELLKDGLSRLKKGINAFINSEKS
- the moaC gene encoding cyclic pyranopterin monophosphate synthase MoaC, with amino-acid sequence MMLTHLDEKNRPKMVDVSEKSPTTRIAVASGIIKMSEEAFNAIKENTGKKGPVLQTAVVAAIMGVKKTSELIPMCHPLLISSVDCDIVELPEITAFKLIVSVKIEGKTGVEMEALAGVSVGLLTIYDMIKAIDKSMQITDIALESKTGGKSGEYSRNK
- a CDS encoding DUF493 domain-containing protein, which codes for MANIHEINEKPDIKYPTLWEYKFILEAGINAQNTIDELVRGREYELKFSKFSSDKKYASYNLKLTVNSEKERLEIFNAIKNRAKYVL